In Mycobacterium gallinarum, a single window of DNA contains:
- a CDS encoding FAD-dependent oxidoreductase, whose translation MDTDVYPRSADEIESWDYEADVVIAGYGIAGAAAAVEAASTGADVLVLERTGGWGGAAAMAGGFIYLGGGTDLQKACGFDDSVDNMVAFLNVAMGPGADANRVGDYCAGSVDHFDWLVRCGVPFKPVFWGEPGWEPPGDEGLMFTGGENAFPFNTIAKPAPRGHIPQMSNKKAGEASAGYMLMKPLVDTATSLGVRAVYDVHASSLVVQSDGRVVGLIARQYGKPVAIRARRGVVLAAGSFAYNDAMLAQYAPKLVGRPAASIEQHDGQAIRMAQALGADLAHMDATEVAFLVDPQQTVRGILVNGRGQRYVPEDMYSGRIGQLTLYHQDDTAYLIIDGDAQEEAMAATSPTPFLKRPATWVCDSVAELEGEIGLPPGSLQATVSAYNEAAARREDPLLHKKPEWLKPIGTPVGAIDLRGSCAGFTLGGLQTTLDSEVLHVSGAPIPGLYAAGRCTAGVAAWGYASGISLGDGSFYGRRAGRAAAEG comes from the coding sequence ATGGATACCGACGTCTACCCCAGGTCTGCTGATGAGATCGAGAGTTGGGACTACGAAGCCGATGTCGTGATCGCGGGGTACGGCATCGCCGGTGCGGCCGCGGCGGTGGAAGCCGCCTCGACCGGCGCCGACGTCCTCGTCCTCGAGCGGACCGGCGGCTGGGGTGGGGCCGCCGCGATGGCGGGCGGGTTCATCTACCTCGGCGGCGGCACCGACCTGCAAAAAGCCTGTGGCTTCGACGATTCCGTCGACAACATGGTCGCATTCCTCAACGTGGCGATGGGCCCGGGCGCCGACGCGAACCGCGTCGGCGACTACTGCGCCGGAAGCGTCGACCACTTCGACTGGCTGGTGCGCTGCGGTGTGCCGTTCAAACCGGTGTTCTGGGGCGAGCCCGGCTGGGAGCCGCCCGGCGACGAAGGCCTCATGTTCACCGGCGGCGAGAACGCCTTCCCGTTCAACACCATCGCGAAACCCGCTCCGCGGGGCCATATTCCGCAGATGTCGAACAAGAAGGCCGGCGAGGCCAGCGCCGGTTACATGCTGATGAAGCCACTCGTCGACACTGCGACATCGCTCGGCGTTCGCGCTGTGTATGACGTCCACGCGTCCTCGTTGGTCGTGCAGTCCGACGGCCGCGTCGTTGGGCTCATCGCCCGCCAGTACGGCAAACCGGTCGCGATCCGCGCGCGGCGCGGCGTCGTGCTTGCGGCCGGCAGCTTCGCCTACAACGACGCCATGCTGGCTCAGTACGCGCCGAAGCTCGTCGGGCGGCCCGCGGCATCTATCGAACAGCATGACGGCCAAGCGATCCGGATGGCGCAGGCTTTGGGCGCCGATCTCGCGCACATGGACGCCACCGAAGTGGCATTCCTCGTCGACCCGCAGCAGACCGTGCGGGGCATCCTCGTCAACGGGCGCGGGCAGCGCTATGTCCCAGAGGACATGTACTCCGGCCGCATCGGTCAGCTCACGCTGTATCACCAGGACGACACCGCGTACCTGATCATCGACGGTGACGCGCAGGAGGAGGCGATGGCCGCGACCTCTCCGACACCGTTCCTCAAACGTCCGGCGACGTGGGTCTGCGACAGCGTCGCGGAACTCGAGGGCGAGATCGGCCTTCCGCCTGGTTCGTTGCAGGCCACCGTCAGCGCGTACAACGAGGCCGCTGCGCGCCGCGAGGATCCGCTGCTGCACAAGAAGCCCGAATGGCTCAAGCCCATCGGAACGCCCGTCGGCGCCATCGATCTCCGGGGCAGTTGCGCCGGGTTCACGCTGGGCGGCCTGCAGACCACGCTGGACTCCGAGGTGCTGCACGTCAGCGGAGCACCGATTCCCGGCCTGTATGCCGCGGGGCGCTGCACTGCGGGTGTCGCGGCGTGGGGTTATGCCAGCGGAATCTCGCTGGGTGACGGCAGTTTCTACGGCCGCCGCGCAGGCCGCGCTGCAGCCGAGGGGTAA
- a CDS encoding IclR family transcriptional regulator, with translation MSGAVETPSAVIDRVSLVLDAFDGPGRLNLAQIVRRTGLPRSSAHRMLERLVALRWLRRNGRDYELGMRLVELGSLAVHQDRLHRAAIPLLHDLHRATGLVVHLAVLDGSDVVYLEKIGDRMVAAIPTRVGGRQPAHCAAVGKAMLAYNSEADVVDLSTRKTRYSISTPAQLRAELANVRGRGVAFDREESVPGFGCVAAPIGGPGEAVAAVSVCGPVSRMTFDQRLAAPVRMTAMGIWRDVEDGPRRVAPTLQHARPLRSAARPVAELQYA, from the coding sequence ATGTCCGGGGCTGTCGAAACTCCGAGTGCTGTGATCGATCGGGTATCGCTCGTGTTGGACGCCTTCGACGGACCCGGACGCCTGAACCTGGCCCAGATCGTTCGTCGCACGGGCCTGCCCCGGTCATCGGCGCACCGGATGCTCGAACGATTGGTCGCGCTGCGCTGGCTGCGCCGCAACGGCCGCGACTACGAGCTGGGGATGCGGCTCGTGGAGCTCGGCTCGCTCGCCGTGCACCAGGACCGGCTGCACCGGGCAGCGATCCCGTTGCTGCATGATCTGCATCGCGCGACGGGACTGGTCGTCCATCTCGCCGTGTTGGACGGCTCCGACGTGGTCTACCTGGAGAAGATCGGCGACCGGATGGTGGCAGCGATACCCACCCGCGTGGGCGGTCGTCAGCCCGCGCATTGCGCGGCGGTGGGCAAGGCGATGCTGGCCTATAACAGCGAGGCCGACGTCGTCGATCTCAGTACCCGCAAGACCAGGTACTCGATCAGCACGCCCGCGCAGCTGCGCGCTGAACTGGCCAACGTTCGCGGCCGCGGCGTAGCGTTCGACCGCGAAGAGTCGGTGCCCGGATTCGGTTGTGTCGCAGCGCCCATCGGCGGCCCGGGAGAAGCTGTCGCGGCGGTATCGGTGTGCGGCCCTGTCAGCCGAATGACGTTCGACCAGCGTCTCGCGGCGCCGGTGCGCATGACCGCGATGGGGATATGGCGCGACGTCGAAGACGGGCCGCGGCGAGTGGCACCAACCCTGCAACACGCGCGGCCACTGCGCAGCGCCGCGCGCCCGGTCGCGGAGCTGCAGTACGCATGA
- a CDS encoding alpha/beta hydrolase: MTLDPQIAEMIEALDAGFPPVHTMTGATARATIRSRFVAPATPEEVGDVRDVSVHGPAGDIAVRIYRPVSASGPVPTMVYAHGGGFVFCDLDSHDGLCRSLANLIPAVVVSVAYRLAPEAPWPAAAEDVFAVTHWAARNADALGGHPGRIVVGGDSAGGHIATTVALMARDRGAPTLAAQLLLYPMISPRFDTESYRLFGEGYYNPRPALQWYWDQYVPSPVDREHPYAAPLSADLSGVPPAVVVTAGHDPLRDEGIAFGEALKGAGVRLTHRHYEGAIHGFMTMPVLELAQQARRRAGEDLSTILAGAHV, encoded by the coding sequence ATGACGCTCGATCCGCAGATCGCCGAGATGATCGAAGCGCTCGACGCCGGATTTCCGCCCGTGCACACGATGACCGGCGCGACGGCGCGGGCGACGATCAGGTCCCGATTCGTCGCGCCGGCGACACCCGAAGAGGTCGGCGACGTCCGCGACGTATCCGTGCACGGGCCCGCGGGCGATATCGCGGTGCGCATCTACCGCCCCGTTTCAGCGTCCGGGCCGGTGCCGACGATGGTGTACGCCCACGGTGGTGGGTTTGTGTTCTGCGACCTCGACAGCCACGACGGACTGTGCCGCAGCTTGGCGAATCTGATTCCCGCCGTAGTGGTTTCCGTCGCATACCGGCTGGCGCCGGAAGCGCCATGGCCGGCGGCCGCTGAAGACGTGTTCGCGGTGACGCACTGGGCTGCCCGCAACGCGGACGCCCTCGGCGGCCATCCGGGCCGAATAGTCGTGGGTGGCGACAGTGCGGGTGGCCATATCGCGACAACGGTCGCGCTGATGGCACGCGATCGCGGAGCACCGACGCTCGCGGCGCAGTTGCTGCTGTACCCGATGATCTCTCCGCGATTCGACACGGAGTCGTATCGCTTGTTCGGCGAAGGGTACTACAACCCCCGACCCGCATTGCAGTGGTATTGGGACCAGTACGTGCCCTCCCCCGTCGACCGCGAACATCCATACGCTGCACCGCTATCCGCCGACTTGTCCGGTGTGCCACCCGCCGTAGTCGTGACGGCAGGCCACGACCCACTGCGGGATGAAGGAATCGCATTCGGCGAGGCGCTCAAAGGTGCAGGCGTTCGATTGACGCATCGGCACTACGAGGGCGCCATTCACGGGTTCATGACCATGCCCGTACTCGAGCTCGCCCAGCAGGCACGAAGGCGAGCGGGCGAAGACCTGTCCACGATTCTCGCCGGTGCGCATGTCTGA
- a CDS encoding Dabb family protein, protein MFNLTRLIHLAPGDEPHALIPALRAVADASAAAHVLIEPTLPGVRNGGDILVHLRFSDLERRTDTTAELDRALESAAVEHVDGVEYRGAASKTAVEQPASVYRTLLLRVSPEADEALVERFESDLNLMPDYVRTITAWQLSRVERAIGASQWTHVFEQHFTDVDGLMGPYLMHPIHWAHVDRWFDPECPEVIVRDRVCHSFCRSDTVVLG, encoded by the coding sequence ATGTTTAATCTCACCAGGCTGATCCACCTGGCACCGGGCGATGAACCCCATGCACTGATTCCCGCCCTCCGTGCCGTTGCGGACGCATCGGCGGCGGCGCACGTCCTCATCGAACCGACGCTGCCCGGTGTCCGCAACGGCGGCGACATTCTGGTGCACCTCCGCTTCTCCGATCTAGAGAGGCGGACCGACACAACCGCCGAACTCGACCGTGCGCTCGAGTCCGCCGCGGTCGAACACGTCGACGGTGTCGAATATCGCGGTGCGGCAAGCAAAACCGCGGTTGAGCAGCCCGCGAGTGTCTATCGGACCCTGCTGCTGCGGGTGTCGCCCGAAGCCGATGAGGCCCTCGTCGAGCGGTTCGAGAGCGACCTCAATCTGATGCCGGACTATGTGCGCACGATCACGGCATGGCAGTTGAGCCGGGTGGAGCGCGCTATCGGTGCGTCGCAATGGACCCACGTGTTCGAGCAACATTTCACCGACGTCGACGGCCTGATGGGACCGTATTTGATGCACCCGATCCACTGGGCCCATGTGGACCGATGGTTCGATCCGGAGTGTCCCGAAGTGATCGTGCGGGACCGGGTGTGTCACAGCTTCTGCCGCAGTGACACCGTGGTTTTGGGTTAG
- a CDS encoding SDR family NAD(P)-dependent oxidoreductase: protein MTQLLSGKTALVTGSSRGIGRAIAQRLAAEGATVVVTARSFEPSQSLRWGSSAALPGTIGETIELIEGAGGQAIGLAADLENPGDRDHLVQRVLERTGRLDILVNNAGFADYSMVEDMSLDTFERTVEHYLRVPFVLTKAAVPGMRAQGAGWIVNIGSVTGVAPVRPYREYNKTSGDVVYASVKAALHRFTQGVAAELLDTNIAVNCVGPSTAVRTPGASALIPDTFPTEPVEYLAETVLAMCHRPAAERTGLVAFSLHYPWSQQLAVHTLDGRSVLPPLEPPSTANPNILPAGV, encoded by the coding sequence ATGACTCAATTGCTGAGCGGAAAAACGGCTTTGGTCACAGGCAGTAGCCGGGGGATCGGTCGGGCGATCGCGCAGCGCTTGGCGGCCGAGGGCGCGACGGTCGTGGTGACGGCGCGTTCGTTTGAGCCGTCGCAGTCCTTGCGTTGGGGATCGTCCGCGGCGCTACCCGGCACGATCGGCGAAACCATCGAGCTCATCGAGGGGGCGGGGGGGCAGGCGATCGGGCTGGCGGCGGATCTGGAGAATCCCGGTGATCGCGACCACCTCGTCCAGCGGGTACTCGAGCGCACCGGCCGGCTCGACATCCTGGTCAACAACGCTGGTTTCGCTGACTATTCGATGGTCGAGGACATGTCGCTGGACACCTTCGAACGCACAGTGGAGCACTATCTACGGGTCCCGTTCGTGCTGACCAAGGCGGCGGTGCCCGGTATGCGCGCACAAGGCGCGGGCTGGATCGTCAACATCGGATCGGTGACCGGGGTCGCGCCGGTACGGCCGTACCGCGAGTACAACAAGACCTCGGGCGACGTGGTCTATGCGTCGGTCAAGGCGGCCTTGCATCGGTTCACGCAGGGGGTCGCTGCCGAACTGCTCGACACGAACATCGCGGTCAACTGTGTTGGTCCGTCCACTGCAGTGCGCACACCCGGTGCCTCAGCGCTGATCCCGGACACCTTCCCGACGGAACCGGTCGAGTATCTGGCCGAGACCGTGTTGGCGATGTGTCACCGGCCCGCTGCCGAGCGCACGGGGCTGGTGGCTTTCAGCCTGCACTATCCATGGTCTCAGCAACTCGCGGTACACACCCTCGACGGCAGATCGGTGCTGCCGCCGTTGGAGCCACCGAGCACCGCGAACCCGAACATCCTGCCGGCCGGTGTCTAA
- a CDS encoding flavin-containing monooxygenase codes for MITDAETVRATTGSGFDPVELRANLRQADPGVLVAVLAQLTGDASVIDRFGPAITHVPDPPERAGVTDAETAEALASAVLDALDNPSAHRVADDPELFTRLLPLALGSEVDDEFVPLLLEQGGFQLSQPTLPRTVPVPATTSVAIIGAGLAGMIAAFAAADAGVAYEIFDRNDEVGGTWLTTTYPGIGVDTPSAYYSLSREVNPDWTSYYPQGAEYQAYLVSLADKYRLRDHIRFGTEVEALTWEEDRRQWRIETVDRDGHRGISYARVVITAAGYLNRPRWPEVGGRETFAGTSIHSAQWDSSLDLTGKRVAVVGAGCTAVQIVDACVDEVAHLTVFQRQPHWVAPRKRPTDDVPEFRRYLGRHLPYYANWHRLKSYWATSDNNYPVILQDPEWASEHLSISPANDVLLQMCLEYIDRTFGADSELAKKVTPDFAPYGKRIIRDPGGYYAALTRSHVDVEASEPAEVNERGIVTADGRQIDLDVIIYATGYHLDFLSTIDIRGRDGRTLAGEWGDSPRAYRGGTVPGFPNLFINSAPNYSPGHGAGANFSMEVMAHYIIECLQLMALRGATAIEVTQQAHDDYVAAIDEAMAGTVWCHTPNAHTYYRSGSGRVVVATPYRLVDLWHQHRAPIEEHFELR; via the coding sequence GTGATCACTGATGCCGAAACCGTTCGGGCGACCACCGGTTCCGGGTTCGATCCTGTCGAGCTCCGAGCGAACCTGCGACAGGCCGACCCGGGTGTGCTGGTTGCGGTGCTGGCTCAGCTCACCGGCGACGCGTCGGTGATCGACAGGTTCGGGCCGGCGATCACACACGTGCCCGACCCGCCCGAGCGTGCGGGTGTCACCGACGCCGAGACCGCGGAGGCATTGGCATCGGCAGTCCTCGACGCGCTCGACAACCCGTCGGCTCATCGTGTTGCCGACGACCCGGAACTGTTCACCCGGCTGCTGCCGCTCGCGCTCGGCTCTGAGGTCGACGACGAGTTCGTTCCGCTGTTGCTCGAACAGGGCGGCTTTCAGCTGTCGCAGCCGACATTGCCACGCACTGTGCCGGTCCCGGCGACGACGAGTGTGGCGATCATCGGCGCGGGTCTCGCCGGGATGATCGCTGCGTTCGCTGCCGCGGACGCCGGCGTCGCGTACGAGATCTTCGACCGCAACGACGAAGTCGGAGGGACCTGGCTGACGACGACCTACCCGGGGATCGGTGTGGATACGCCGTCGGCGTACTACTCGCTGTCGCGTGAGGTGAATCCCGACTGGACGAGCTACTACCCGCAGGGTGCGGAGTACCAGGCGTACCTGGTGTCGCTGGCCGACAAGTACCGACTGCGCGACCACATCCGGTTCGGCACCGAGGTCGAGGCGCTGACGTGGGAGGAAGACCGACGGCAGTGGCGCATCGAGACGGTGGATCGCGACGGCCATCGTGGGATCAGCTATGCCCGCGTGGTGATCACCGCCGCCGGATACCTCAACCGTCCACGATGGCCGGAAGTCGGCGGCCGAGAAACATTCGCGGGCACGAGTATTCATTCGGCGCAGTGGGACTCGTCGCTGGATCTCACCGGTAAGCGGGTCGCGGTCGTCGGCGCCGGCTGCACGGCCGTGCAGATCGTCGACGCCTGCGTCGATGAGGTCGCGCACTTGACGGTCTTTCAACGTCAGCCGCACTGGGTGGCGCCGCGTAAGCGGCCGACCGACGATGTGCCCGAGTTTCGGCGCTACCTGGGTCGCCATCTGCCGTACTACGCGAACTGGCACCGGCTCAAGTCGTACTGGGCCACGTCCGACAACAACTATCCGGTGATACTGCAAGATCCGGAATGGGCAAGTGAGCACCTGTCGATCTCACCTGCCAACGACGTGCTGCTGCAGATGTGCCTGGAGTACATCGACCGGACCTTCGGGGCGGACAGCGAATTGGCGAAGAAGGTGACTCCTGATTTCGCACCGTACGGCAAGCGCATCATCCGGGATCCGGGTGGCTACTACGCGGCACTGACCCGCAGTCACGTCGACGTCGAGGCCAGCGAGCCCGCCGAAGTCAACGAGCGGGGGATCGTCACGGCCGACGGCCGCCAAATCGATCTCGACGTCATCATCTACGCCACCGGCTATCACCTGGACTTCCTGTCGACCATCGACATTCGTGGTCGCGATGGTCGCACTCTCGCCGGGGAATGGGGCGACAGTCCCCGCGCCTATCGCGGTGGCACGGTACCCGGCTTCCCCAATCTGTTCATCAACTCGGCACCGAATTACAGTCCGGGTCACGGTGCGGGTGCGAACTTCTCGATGGAAGTGATGGCGCACTACATCATCGAATGCCTGCAACTCATGGCACTGCGCGGGGCGACGGCGATCGAGGTGACGCAGCAGGCGCACGACGACTACGTCGCCGCGATCGACGAGGCGATGGCGGGCACAGTGTGGTGTCACACGCCGAATGCGCACACGTATTACCGCTCCGGGTCGGGCCGTGTGGTGGTGGCCACTCCGTACCGTCTGGTCGATCTATGGCATCAGCACCGGGCGCCCATCGAAGAGCATTTCGAACTGCGATGA
- a CDS encoding acyl-CoA dehydrogenase family protein: MDRVHYEVDHRAFGELAGDFARKEVAPFIAAWEDDGIIPRQVFAKAGAVGLLGFAAGEQFGGVEAHDFRYNQVLIESFMDADCGAVGLSFAVHNDICLPYLADLGSAEQRARWLPGFVAGDLIAAIGMTEPGAGSDVAGIRTSAVDAGDHFCVNGAKTFITNGQNADLVITCVRTSADRHRGLTLLVLERGMPGFERGRNLDKLGLHCQDTSELIFTDVMVPKENVLGEVGRGFEYLMKNLPQERMQIAVGSLGRARAALRWTIDYVRDRTAFGKPIGALQNTRFVLADVATEVSVAEAFVDRCVIELNAGRLSPADAAKAKLWATEMEFRCLDSCQQLFGGYGYMREYPIARSAMDARVTRVYGGTSEIMREIIGRELKLAQ; this comes from the coding sequence ATGGATCGCGTGCATTACGAAGTCGACCACCGCGCATTCGGAGAACTCGCCGGCGATTTCGCACGCAAGGAGGTCGCACCGTTCATCGCCGCCTGGGAGGACGACGGCATCATCCCACGTCAGGTGTTCGCCAAAGCCGGAGCCGTTGGGCTGCTGGGCTTTGCGGCCGGCGAACAATTCGGTGGCGTCGAAGCGCACGATTTCCGCTACAACCAGGTCCTGATCGAATCGTTCATGGATGCAGACTGCGGTGCCGTCGGTTTGAGTTTCGCGGTTCACAACGACATCTGCCTGCCTTATCTTGCCGACCTGGGCAGCGCCGAACAACGCGCTCGGTGGCTGCCGGGCTTCGTCGCCGGAGACCTCATCGCGGCCATCGGGATGACCGAGCCCGGCGCCGGCTCTGATGTGGCCGGAATCCGCACCTCGGCCGTCGACGCCGGAGATCACTTCTGCGTCAACGGCGCCAAGACGTTCATCACCAACGGACAGAACGCCGATCTGGTGATCACCTGCGTGCGCACCTCAGCCGACAGGCACCGCGGCCTGACGCTGCTCGTGCTCGAGCGCGGGATGCCCGGCTTCGAGCGCGGCCGCAACCTGGACAAGCTCGGACTGCACTGCCAGGACACGTCGGAGCTGATCTTCACCGATGTGATGGTGCCGAAAGAGAACGTATTGGGCGAGGTGGGGCGCGGATTCGAATATCTGATGAAAAATCTGCCGCAGGAACGGATGCAGATCGCGGTCGGCAGCCTCGGTCGCGCCCGCGCGGCGTTGCGCTGGACGATCGATTACGTGCGCGACCGCACCGCATTCGGCAAACCCATCGGCGCATTGCAGAACACCCGATTCGTCCTCGCCGATGTCGCCACCGAGGTGTCGGTGGCGGAGGCGTTCGTCGACCGCTGCGTCATAGAGCTCAATGCCGGGCGGCTGTCACCCGCTGACGCCGCGAAGGCCAAGTTGTGGGCGACGGAGATGGAGTTTCGGTGCCTCGATTCCTGCCAGCAGCTGTTCGGCGGTTACGGGTACATGCGCGAGTACCCGATCGCCCGCTCCGCGATGGACGCCAGGGTCACCCGTGTCTACGGCGGCACCTCGGAGATCATGCGCGAGATCATCGGCCGCGAACTGAAGCTCGCGCAGTGA
- a CDS encoding acyl-CoA synthetase has product MQVRSHTLGDIPRRTARRHPSKVALIDGDVTLTFTEFDELVDRAAAALRDNGFSPGDRVALLAHNCWQYAVLAFATARAGVVLVPINFMLTADEIAYILGHSGVRGFIVEHDLIPTADAAMAGNGSSLTTVALNADGQRAPYGWQDFAHWLTTTTLPPDVEIADDQLLRLMYTSGTESRPKGVMHSSRSLVSNYVSTIVAGSMSEDDIEIHSMPLYHCAQLDNFLATDIYLGATSIILPRPDPEVILRSIEDHGATNFFAPPTIWISLLRSPIIDEVDLSSLRKGYYGASAMPTEILLELRERLPDLQLWNFYGQTEMAPLASALGPADQADHGGAAGRPAINVETTILDDTDTPVSAGAVGEIAHRGPQLMLGYLDDPIRTAEAFRGGWFHSGDLGFYDEFGLLHVVDRKKDMIKTGGENVASREVEEVLYGHPGVEEVAVFGVPHPVWVEAVVAAVVPRDGASPTEAELLTHCRSHLAGYKTPKRLHFVDALPKNPSGKLLKRDLRTRFGSEKPFHSPDAFAP; this is encoded by the coding sequence ATGCAGGTGCGCAGCCACACCCTGGGCGACATCCCGCGCCGGACCGCCCGCAGGCATCCCAGCAAGGTCGCCCTCATCGACGGCGACGTCACGTTGACCTTTACCGAATTCGACGAGCTGGTCGACCGCGCCGCGGCGGCGCTGCGGGACAACGGGTTTTCGCCCGGTGACCGCGTGGCATTGCTGGCCCACAACTGCTGGCAGTACGCGGTACTTGCGTTCGCCACCGCGAGGGCGGGTGTCGTGCTCGTGCCGATCAACTTCATGCTCACCGCCGACGAGATCGCCTACATCCTCGGCCACAGCGGGGTCCGCGGATTCATCGTCGAGCACGACCTGATCCCCACGGCGGACGCAGCGATGGCCGGCAACGGATCGTCGCTCACCACCGTAGCGTTGAACGCCGACGGGCAACGCGCACCGTACGGCTGGCAAGACTTCGCGCACTGGCTGACCACAACCACTCTGCCACCCGACGTCGAGATCGCCGATGACCAGTTGCTTCGCCTGATGTACACCAGCGGCACCGAATCGCGCCCCAAGGGCGTGATGCACTCCAGCCGAAGCCTGGTGTCCAACTACGTCAGCACCATCGTGGCCGGGTCGATGTCGGAGGACGACATCGAGATTCACTCGATGCCGCTCTACCACTGTGCCCAGCTCGACAATTTCCTGGCGACCGATATCTACCTGGGCGCTACGAGCATCATCCTTCCGCGTCCCGATCCCGAGGTGATCTTGCGCAGCATCGAGGACCACGGGGCGACCAATTTCTTTGCCCCGCCGACCATCTGGATCAGCCTGCTGCGCTCGCCCATCATCGACGAAGTCGACCTGAGCAGCCTGCGCAAGGGCTACTACGGCGCATCGGCGATGCCCACAGAAATCCTGCTCGAGCTCCGCGAGCGCCTGCCTGACCTGCAGTTGTGGAACTTCTACGGCCAGACCGAGATGGCCCCTTTGGCAAGCGCATTGGGTCCGGCCGATCAGGCAGACCACGGCGGTGCGGCGGGCCGGCCCGCGATCAACGTCGAGACCACCATCCTCGACGACACCGATACCCCCGTTTCGGCCGGAGCGGTCGGAGAGATCGCGCACCGCGGACCGCAGCTCATGCTGGGTTACCTCGACGACCCGATACGCACCGCGGAAGCGTTCCGAGGCGGATGGTTCCATTCCGGAGACCTCGGCTTCTACGACGAATTCGGGCTGCTGCACGTCGTCGACCGCAAGAAGGACATGATCAAGACAGGCGGCGAGAACGTCGCCAGCCGCGAGGTCGAAGAAGTCCTGTACGGCCATCCGGGCGTAGAAGAAGTCGCAGTGTTCGGTGTCCCGCATCCGGTCTGGGTGGAGGCTGTTGTCGCGGCAGTCGTCCCGCGCGACGGCGCGAGCCCGACCGAGGCCGAACTGCTCACCCACTGCCGCAGCCACCTGGCCGGGTACAAGACGCCGAAACGGCTCCACTTCGTCGATGCGTTACCGAAGAACCCCAGCGGCAAGCTGCTCAAGCGTGATCTTCGCACCCGTTTCGGGTCAGAAAAACCGTTCCACTCACCGGACGCCTTCGCGCCGTAG
- a CDS encoding polyketide cyclase has protein sequence MSEAITLTDVQEFIAGFWYHYDQGHFDELATRIGDEMEYLSRSDSGQCPFEHLLAAELHGGAETLAWLTQHRNENPYPLRHHATNIFRTGSEGAVTNVRFYLYVNQITNNVPFDVSSGVVDVGIRRADHGLVFTSMSVVLDAEDSIPFAEHSAKSSATAGT, from the coding sequence ATGAGCGAAGCCATCACGTTGACCGACGTCCAGGAGTTCATCGCGGGTTTCTGGTACCACTACGACCAGGGCCACTTCGATGAGCTGGCCACCCGGATCGGTGACGAAATGGAGTACCTCAGTCGTTCGGATTCGGGCCAGTGCCCGTTCGAGCATCTGCTGGCCGCCGAGCTGCACGGCGGTGCCGAGACTTTGGCGTGGCTGACGCAGCACCGGAACGAGAACCCCTACCCGTTGCGCCATCACGCGACCAACATCTTCCGCACAGGCAGCGAAGGCGCCGTGACCAACGTGCGCTTCTATCTGTATGTCAACCAGATCACCAACAACGTCCCGTTCGATGTGTCCAGTGGCGTCGTCGATGTCGGGATACGGCGGGCCGACCATGGCCTGGTTTTCACGTCGATGAGTGTGGTGCTCGACGCCGAGGATTCGATTCCCTTCGCTGAACACAGCGCCAAGAGTTCCGCCACGGCAGGCACGTGA
- a CDS encoding SDR family NAD(P)-dependent oxidoreductase: MSTPFDGGVAVITGAGAGIGAGLARHAGSLGMTVVLADIDANAVAALRDELVAAGAGAIDVVCDVRDPEAVSALAERTYRDVGPVRLLVNNAGVEQFGFLWDTPVENWNRLVDINISGVFHGVRAFLPPMIAAGEPAWVWNLSSIGGVASVPLQTPYIMSKHAVLALTECLRLEVELAGHNHIHVQAVLPGAVVSNIFESAGGVDTGDVAAAESQRGAMLDIKADAMDPLAAAEVVFDQAAQGRFYLLTQPDYVGSAMAERAEALVSQRPPALRSGRRFDPEQQ, from the coding sequence GTGAGCACACCCTTCGACGGTGGCGTCGCCGTTATCACCGGTGCAGGCGCAGGCATCGGCGCGGGTCTTGCCCGACATGCCGGCTCGCTGGGCATGACGGTGGTGCTGGCCGACATCGATGCCAATGCGGTTGCGGCGCTTCGTGACGAGCTCGTAGCAGCGGGCGCGGGCGCTATCGACGTCGTGTGCGACGTCCGTGATCCGGAGGCGGTGTCCGCACTCGCCGAACGCACGTACCGGGACGTCGGACCGGTGCGGCTGCTCGTCAACAACGCAGGTGTCGAGCAGTTCGGGTTCCTATGGGACACCCCCGTCGAGAATTGGAATCGACTGGTCGACATCAACATCAGTGGAGTCTTCCACGGCGTGCGAGCATTTCTGCCGCCGATGATCGCCGCCGGTGAACCGGCGTGGGTGTGGAACCTCTCGTCGATCGGCGGCGTCGCCTCGGTGCCGCTGCAGACGCCGTACATCATGAGCAAACACGCGGTGCTGGCGCTCACCGAGTGCCTACGCCTCGAGGTCGAACTGGCCGGCCACAACCACATTCACGTCCAAGCGGTCCTGCCGGGTGCCGTGGTGTCGAACATCTTCGAATCCGCCGGTGGTGTGGACACCGGTGACGTCGCCGCCGCGGAGTCGCAGCGCGGCGCCATGCTCGACATCAAGGCCGACGCCATGGACCCGCTCGCGGCGGCCGAAGTCGTCTTCGACCAAGCTGCCCAGGGGCGGTTCTACCTTCTGACCCAACCCGACTACGTCGGCTCGGCGATGGCGGAACGCGCGGAAGCCCTGGTCTCCCAACGTCCGCCGGCACTACGGTCGGGCCGTCGGTTCGACCCCGAACAGCAATGA